From a region of the Erythrobacter neustonensis genome:
- the rtcA gene encoding RNA 3'-terminal phosphate cyclase, protein MIIIDGSEGEGGGQVLRYACALSLLTGEPFTIEKIRAGRDQPGLMRQHMTAIEAACAVGGAQCEGLELGSNRITFRPGSVQPGEYRFAVGTAGSTALVLQTLLVPLALAGAPSHLVIEGGTHAAMAPPFEFMARCFLPVFERMGPRVSATIKRHGFFPRGGGRIEIEIEPAPLRRIECHERGAPLAQSGTVLFASLDEGIAQRIRKAAMKALPGWEPDSITLRQLPADQGPGVAMLLEAPFEHVTEVVSGFGKLGLSAEKIGATAGKRMAGYEASGAFAGPYLQDQLLLPMAIAGGGAFTSVKISDHTRTAATLIERFTGRTTIFVQDERGRHVVRVG, encoded by the coding sequence ATGATCATCATCGACGGCTCCGAGGGCGAAGGCGGCGGGCAGGTGCTGCGCTATGCCTGCGCGCTTTCGCTCCTCACCGGAGAGCCTTTCACCATCGAGAAGATCCGCGCGGGCCGCGATCAGCCGGGGCTGATGCGCCAGCACATGACCGCGATCGAGGCCGCGTGCGCGGTCGGCGGTGCGCAGTGCGAGGGGCTGGAGCTCGGCTCAAACCGGATCACCTTCCGTCCCGGCTCGGTGCAGCCCGGCGAATACCGCTTTGCCGTGGGCACGGCGGGATCGACCGCGCTCGTCCTTCAGACGCTGCTGGTGCCCTTGGCTCTCGCTGGCGCCCCCTCGCATCTCGTGATCGAGGGCGGCACTCATGCGGCCATGGCACCGCCGTTCGAGTTCATGGCGCGCTGCTTCCTGCCGGTGTTCGAGCGGATGGGGCCGCGCGTCTCCGCGACCATCAAGCGCCACGGCTTCTTCCCGCGCGGGGGCGGCCGCATCGAGATCGAGATCGAACCCGCACCGCTTCGTCGCATCGAATGCCATGAACGCGGGGCACCGCTCGCGCAGTCCGGCACCGTGCTGTTCGCCTCGCTCGACGAAGGTATCGCTCAGCGCATCCGCAAGGCGGCGATGAAGGCGCTGCCCGGCTGGGAGCCCGACAGCATCACGCTGCGCCAGCTTCCTGCCGATCAGGGGCCTGGGGTGGCGATGCTGCTCGAGGCTCCCTTCGAGCACGTCACCGAGGTGGTCTCGGGCTTCGGCAAGCTTGGCCTGTCCGCCGAGAAGATCGGGGCGACCGCAGGCAAGCGCATGGCGGGCTACGAGGCATCAGGGGCCTTCGCCGGCCCCTACCTCCAGGACCAGCTCCTGCTGCCCATGGCGATCGCCGGAGGGGGCGCGTTCACCAGCGTGAAGATCAGCGATCACACGCGCACTGCGGCGACGCTCATCGAGCGGTTCACCGGCCGCACGACGATCTTCGTGCAAGACGAGCGTGGACGACATGTTGTCCGGGTGGGGTGA
- a CDS encoding RtcB family protein produces the protein MTGYELHEVEGGAPIKAWTRGVPVDDKARAQLARAAQMPFIFKHVAAMPDVHVGIGATVGSVIPTKGAVIPAAVGVDIGCGMMAARTSLMASDLPDNLEGIRSAIERAVPHGRSSGRGGRDKGAWGDPPSEVIEAWATLVRRFDRIVAKYPRLERTNHLVHLGTLGTGNHFIELCLDEAQAVWVMLHSGSRGVGNAIGTFFIELAKQDMRKWHINLPDADLAYFPEGTDHFDDYVEAVEWAQDFARLNRQVMMTHVIAALRSQIAKPFEAACEAVNCHHNYVTRENHFGENVLVTRKGAVRAAKGTLGIIPGSMGAKSFIVRGLGNPDSFDSCSHGAGRIMSRTEAKKLVTLDEHIADTAGIACRKDEGVIDETPRAYKPIEKVMAAQADLVEIVHMLKQVVCVKG, from the coding sequence ATGACCGGATACGAACTGCACGAAGTCGAAGGCGGCGCGCCGATCAAGGCGTGGACTCGCGGCGTTCCGGTTGACGACAAGGCGCGCGCCCAGCTCGCCCGGGCGGCGCAAATGCCCTTCATCTTCAAGCACGTCGCGGCCATGCCGGACGTGCATGTCGGGATCGGGGCGACCGTCGGATCGGTGATCCCCACCAAGGGCGCCGTGATCCCCGCCGCCGTCGGTGTCGACATCGGCTGCGGGATGATGGCCGCGCGCACCTCGCTTATGGCGAGCGACCTGCCGGACAACCTCGAAGGTATCCGCTCGGCGATCGAGCGCGCGGTGCCGCATGGGCGCTCCTCGGGGCGCGGTGGACGTGACAAGGGTGCCTGGGGCGATCCGCCGTCCGAGGTGATCGAAGCCTGGGCAACGCTGGTGCGCCGGTTCGACCGCATCGTGGCGAAATATCCGCGGCTCGAACGCACCAACCATCTGGTGCATTTGGGCACGCTCGGGACGGGCAACCACTTCATCGAACTGTGCCTCGACGAGGCGCAAGCTGTGTGGGTGATGCTCCATTCCGGCAGCCGCGGGGTGGGGAACGCCATCGGGACGTTCTTCATCGAGCTTGCCAAGCAGGACATGCGCAAGTGGCACATCAACCTGCCCGACGCGGACCTCGCCTACTTCCCGGAAGGGACCGACCACTTCGACGACTATGTTGAGGCGGTCGAGTGGGCGCAAGACTTCGCGCGGCTGAACCGCCAGGTGATGATGACCCACGTCATAGCCGCCCTGCGGTCGCAGATCGCCAAGCCCTTCGAGGCGGCGTGCGAGGCGGTGAACTGCCACCACAACTACGTGACGCGCGAGAACCACTTCGGAGAGAACGTGCTCGTTACCCGCAAAGGGGCGGTGCGTGCGGCCAAGGGCACGCTGGGGATCATCCCGGGCTCGATGGGGGCGAAAAGCTTCATCGTGCGCGGGCTGGGCAACCCCGACAGCTTCGACAGCTGCTCGCACGGGGCGGGACGCATCATGTCGCGCACCGAAGCCAAGAAGCTGGTCACGCTCGACGAGCACATCGCCGACACGGCGGGCATCGCCTGCCGCAAGGACGAAGGCGTGATCGACGAAACACCGCGCGCCTACAAGCCGATCGAGAAAGTGATGGCCGCACAGGCCGATCTGGTCGAAATCGTGCATATGCTGAAGCAGGTGGTGTGCGTGAAGGGGTGA
- the rtcR gene encoding RNA repair transcriptional activator RtcR yields the protein MARTTVIGFLGSTLDASKRDSSRWHKWRPTVGLCMHQDLRVDRLVLLHGAKHSDLARFITADIASVSPETKVEPHLVHFDDAWDFEEVYTGLLDFAQGFAFDPEAEDYLVHITTGTHVAQICLFLLAEARFIPGKLLQTQPTRGMPDPVGTWNAIDLNLSRYDSIARRFAEAQQDSASLLKSGIATRNAAFNSMIAEIEQVASRSAAPMLLMGPTGAGKSQLARRIYELKASRHRLSGPFVEVNCATLKGDSAMSALFGHRKGAFTGAMADRPGLLRSADGGMLFLDEIGELGLDEQAMILRAVEEGRFLPLGADKEVTSRFQLIAGTNREVLAEVTAGRFREDLFARLNLWTFRLPSLAERPEDIEPNLEYEMERFAAAQDLRVTFNKEAREAYLAFATSPAALWRGNFRDLSASVTRMATLAPAGRIDMATVDQEIARLRLLWSKGASGEPDVLADVLGTAELASLDPFDRAQLLAVVRVCRRSASLSEAGRTLFAASRQRRSSTNDADRLRKYLARFGLSFDSVQVLQRSSEV from the coding sequence ATGGCACGCACCACAGTGATCGGCTTCCTCGGCAGCACGCTTGACGCCAGCAAGCGCGATTCCTCGCGCTGGCACAAGTGGCGCCCCACCGTGGGCCTGTGCATGCATCAGGATTTGAGGGTCGATCGCCTCGTGCTGCTGCACGGTGCGAAACACTCAGACCTCGCCCGCTTTATCACCGCCGACATCGCCTCGGTTTCGCCCGAGACGAAGGTCGAACCGCACCTCGTCCACTTCGACGACGCATGGGACTTCGAGGAGGTCTACACTGGGCTTCTCGATTTCGCGCAAGGCTTTGCCTTCGACCCGGAGGCGGAGGATTACCTCGTTCACATCACCACCGGCACACACGTCGCGCAGATCTGCCTGTTCCTGCTGGCCGAAGCGCGCTTCATCCCCGGCAAGCTGCTCCAAACCCAGCCGACGCGCGGAATGCCCGATCCGGTGGGGACTTGGAACGCTATCGACCTAAACCTGTCGCGCTACGACAGCATCGCGCGCCGCTTTGCCGAAGCCCAGCAGGACAGCGCCTCCCTGCTAAAGAGCGGGATCGCGACGCGCAACGCCGCCTTCAACAGTATGATTGCCGAGATCGAACAGGTCGCCTCGCGCAGCGCCGCGCCCATGCTGCTGATGGGGCCGACCGGCGCGGGCAAGAGCCAGCTCGCGCGGCGCATCTACGAATTGAAGGCCAGCCGCCATCGCCTGTCCGGCCCGTTCGTGGAGGTGAACTGCGCAACGCTCAAAGGCGACAGCGCGATGTCGGCGCTGTTCGGGCACCGCAAGGGCGCTTTCACCGGCGCAATGGCCGATCGCCCAGGGCTGCTGCGCAGCGCGGACGGCGGAATGCTGTTCCTCGACGAGATCGGCGAGCTCGGCCTCGACGAACAGGCGATGATCCTGCGCGCGGTCGAGGAGGGGCGCTTCCTGCCCCTGGGCGCCGACAAGGAGGTGACGAGCCGCTTCCAACTTATCGCCGGGACCAACCGCGAGGTGCTCGCCGAGGTCACGGCGGGGCGTTTTCGCGAGGACCTCTTCGCGCGCCTCAACCTCTGGACCTTCCGCCTGCCCAGCTTGGCCGAACGGCCCGAGGATATCGAACCCAACCTCGAATACGAGATGGAGCGCTTCGCCGCGGCGCAGGACCTGCGGGTTACCTTCAACAAGGAGGCGCGCGAAGCCTATCTCGCCTTCGCCACCAGCCCTGCCGCCCTTTGGCGGGGCAATTTCCGTGACCTGTCAGCGAGCGTCACGCGCATGGCGACTCTCGCGCCTGCAGGACGGATCGACATGGCGACCGTCGATCAGGAAATCGCGCGGCTCAGGCTGCTGTGGTCGAAGGGCGCATCGGGCGAGCCCGACGTCCTTGCTGACGTCCTCGGCACTGCGGAACTGGCGAGCCTCGATCCATTCGACCGCGCGCAGCTCCTGGCGGTCGTGCGCGTTTGCCGCCGGAGCGCGAGCCTGTCGGAGGCAGGACGCACTTTGTTCGCCGCCTCGCGCCAGCGCCGCAGCTCGACCAACGACGCCGATCGCCTGCGCAAGTATCTCGCGCGGTTCGGGCTCAGCTTCGACAGTGTGCAGGTTCTGCAGCGTTCCTCTGAAGTGTAG
- a CDS encoding DUF3800 domain-containing protein: protein MTTIYIDESGYTGDDLYNPDQPFFTIASSLIDDEEAAAILRRCFPRYQGAEFKFGNIWKRDTHRNGLRSLSGEIPAIADRLFLYIIDKRFSLIVKMFDYLLEPIFTAGGYDYYGNGYARRYMNTIHRDLRRFGGESLYDETASRWDAFARAPKRDTMNALRTHLTQTANSTKHPISTVFTMLAEAARTFEISNPDLETFKDSSEIQLTAVVSTVVHWRQQRPEDFHVVHDESSNFLRQRDVWETILRDECEPGPVIMGDGTSVEFPLRVRSTTAVRSHDSAAVQLCDVIAGLGAKAALSFDERGKDPFVMELIQLGAGELTHNGVRPHQDYADEPMPRRTGPDMLDQMVSLLEPLHRRRGN from the coding sequence ATGACGACGATCTACATCGATGAGTCCGGCTACACGGGCGACGACCTATACAATCCCGACCAACCGTTCTTCACTATCGCATCGTCGCTGATCGACGACGAAGAAGCCGCAGCTATCCTGCGCCGGTGCTTCCCGCGCTACCAAGGGGCGGAGTTCAAGTTCGGCAACATCTGGAAGCGCGACACCCATCGGAACGGCCTGCGCTCACTGTCAGGCGAGATCCCGGCCATCGCCGACCGGCTGTTCCTCTACATCATCGACAAGCGCTTCTCGTTGATCGTCAAGATGTTCGACTATCTGCTGGAACCCATTTTCACCGCAGGTGGCTACGACTATTACGGCAACGGCTATGCCCGCCGATACATGAACACGATCCACCGCGATCTCCGCCGCTTCGGCGGGGAGTCGCTATACGACGAGACAGCCAGCCGCTGGGATGCGTTCGCTCGCGCGCCCAAGCGAGATACCATGAATGCACTGCGCACGCACCTCACGCAGACTGCGAACAGTACCAAGCACCCGATATCGACGGTCTTCACTATGCTCGCTGAGGCCGCTAGGACGTTCGAGATCTCCAATCCCGACCTGGAGACGTTCAAGGACAGCAGCGAAATCCAACTCACCGCAGTCGTGTCAACCGTCGTGCACTGGCGGCAGCAGAGGCCCGAAGACTTCCACGTCGTGCATGACGAATCCAGCAACTTCCTTCGGCAACGCGATGTGTGGGAGACGATCCTGCGCGACGAATGCGAACCCGGCCCCGTGATAATGGGCGACGGGACGAGTGTCGAATTCCCGCTCCGCGTGCGCTCCACCACCGCCGTGCGGTCGCATGACTCTGCGGCGGTTCAGCTGTGTGACGTAATCGCCGGTCTCGGCGCAAAGGCGGCGCTGTCTTTCGACGAGCGCGGCAAGGACCCGTTCGTGATGGAGCTGATCCAGCTCGGCGCCGGTGAACTTACGCACAACGGTGTGCGCCCGCACCAAGACTATGCCGACGAACCTATGCCACGCCGGACTGGACCAGACATGCTCGATCAAATGGTCAGCCTGCTGGAGCCCCTGCATCGGCGCCGCGGCAACTGA
- a CDS encoding Arm DNA-binding domain-containing protein: MPLTDVAIRNAKPRDRPYKVGDTLGLFLLVQPSGGKLWRVKYRIDGKEKKLAISIYPQVGLAEARRKRDAARELVAVGKDPGREKQREKVRSRI; the protein is encoded by the coding sequence ATGCCGCTGACAGACGTTGCGATCCGGAACGCCAAACCGCGCGATAGGCCCTACAAGGTGGGCGACACTCTCGGCCTGTTCCTGCTGGTGCAGCCGTCCGGCGGCAAGCTTTGGCGGGTCAAATATCGCATCGACGGCAAAGAGAAGAAGCTGGCGATCAGCATCTATCCTCAGGTTGGTCTCGCGGAGGCGCGGCGCAAGCGTGATGCCGCCCGCGAGTTGGTCGCTGTCGGCAAGGATCCCGGCCGCGAGAAGCAGCGCGAGAAAGTGCGGTCGCGCATCTAG
- a CDS encoding tyrosine-type recombinase/integrase — protein MLSLLKGSIGKLPITDIEPADVLIAVRKIERKGQLESARRTLQLAGAVFRYAVATARLKSDPTRDLRGALTAPTVTHYGAIIDPARAGELLRAIDGYEGQPITKLAMQLAPHVFVRPGELRHAEWNEFDLEGALWTIPAGKTKMRKDHLVPLSRQSIAILEGLRALTGPDGYVFPSIRSRKRPMSDNTINAGLRRLGYSTDEMTAHGFRAMASTLLNESGKWHPDAIQRALAHGDSDRVRAA, from the coding sequence TTGCTGTCGTTGCTCAAGGGATCGATCGGCAAGCTACCCATCACGGATATTGAACCCGCTGACGTCTTGATTGCCGTTCGCAAGATTGAGCGCAAGGGCCAGTTAGAAAGTGCCCGCCGCACCCTGCAACTGGCTGGAGCGGTGTTCCGCTATGCAGTGGCAACCGCCCGCCTCAAGTCTGATCCAACCCGCGACCTGCGCGGTGCGCTGACCGCGCCGACGGTCACCCACTACGGCGCGATCATCGATCCGGCGCGCGCGGGCGAACTGCTGCGCGCCATCGACGGTTACGAAGGTCAGCCGATCACCAAGCTGGCGATGCAACTGGCCCCGCATGTCTTCGTTCGCCCCGGCGAGCTGCGCCACGCAGAATGGAACGAATTCGATCTCGAAGGGGCGCTGTGGACCATCCCGGCGGGCAAGACCAAGATGCGCAAGGATCACCTCGTCCCGCTCTCACGCCAGTCGATTGCGATCCTGGAGGGCCTCCGTGCCCTGACCGGTCCCGACGGCTACGTCTTCCCCTCGATCCGCTCCCGCAAGCGCCCGATGAGCGACAACACGATCAACGCAGGCCTGCGCCGATTGGGCTACTCCACCGACGAGATGACCGCCCACGGCTTCCGCGCCATGGCCTCAACCCTCCTCAACGAAAGTGGCAAGTGGCACCCCGACGCAATTCAGCGGGCATTGGCCCACGGCGACAGCGACAGAGTCCGCGCGGCCTAG
- a CDS encoding TonB-dependent receptor family protein, translating into MKDEGFADIFAQSIGDALELTPGVFADTSAPRESRISIRGSGLNSSFERRGLTVLRDGVPISRASGATEFQEVDPLTVRYMEVFKGANGLRYGAASLGGAVNIVSPTGRTARAPIALRAEGGSFSTFRGNASLSGKSGDVDYWGGLTGLTSDGYREHSEVRSLYGHGNLGWRVSDNIETRFYVTALSDNFELAGSLRLADALANPHAAGRPVTAGPFFPGGLVTVLDPGPVVDDWDRNLDVYCVSNLTIIDLGSTDLEFGAWYTRSNLDHAITRFAGIIVQGKDEVGVSTRLSGSLPFLADQTRWQVGAIYAFSSNDAKTSANNSGARGALRTRSDQDSDTLTVYGQADLGPTDAVTLIAGGQYARATRDVTAILNAVTGRGEYDQFNPRVGLLVDAAEDIQFFGNISRSFEAPSLADLTSGGAFPFAPLDPQRATVFEVGTRGQAGIVSWDVALYRAELENEFLDLAVPGARGLVTVTANADKTVHQGLEFGLDVRPFKATLEKNGQALRLSAAYTFNDFAFDDDAVYGDNQLAGVPRHVLIAEARFDQVDRFYLSTTLRWIPDGPLADYANTERAPGYETVQITAGVTLTEGIELFGSVENLFDEVFISNVTTNANQRLTNEAIYTPGQGRAVFGGLRARF; encoded by the coding sequence GTGAAGGACGAGGGCTTTGCCGACATATTCGCTCAGTCGATCGGGGATGCGCTGGAGCTAACCCCCGGTGTCTTCGCCGACACCAGTGCCCCGCGTGAAAGCCGTATCTCGATCCGTGGGTCGGGCCTCAATTCCAGCTTCGAACGGCGCGGCCTCACCGTGCTGCGCGACGGGGTGCCGATCAGCCGCGCATCGGGCGCGACCGAGTTTCAGGAGGTCGATCCGCTGACGGTGCGCTACATGGAGGTGTTCAAGGGCGCCAACGGGCTGCGCTACGGGGCGGCATCGCTGGGCGGGGCGGTCAATATCGTCAGCCCGACCGGGCGCACCGCCCGCGCGCCGATTGCCCTGCGTGCCGAGGGTGGCAGCTTCTCCACCTTCCGCGGCAATGCCTCGCTCTCGGGCAAGAGCGGCGATGTCGATTACTGGGGCGGGCTCACCGGGCTGACCAGCGATGGCTACCGCGAGCACAGCGAGGTGCGCAGCCTCTATGGCCACGGCAACCTCGGATGGCGGGTGTCGGACAATATCGAGACCCGCTTCTACGTCACCGCGCTGTCGGACAATTTCGAGCTGGCAGGCAGCTTGCGCCTTGCAGACGCGCTCGCAAATCCACACGCGGCAGGCCGCCCGGTGACGGCGGGGCCGTTCTTCCCCGGCGGGCTGGTGACCGTGCTCGACCCCGGCCCGGTCGTGGATGACTGGGATCGCAACCTCGATGTCTACTGCGTGTCGAATCTGACCATTATCGACTTGGGCAGCACTGATCTTGAGTTCGGCGCATGGTATACACGCAGCAATCTCGACCACGCGATCACCCGCTTTGCCGGGATCATCGTGCAGGGCAAGGATGAGGTTGGTGTCTCGACGCGCCTCTCCGGCAGTCTCCCTTTCCTCGCCGACCAGACTCGTTGGCAGGTGGGGGCGATCTATGCCTTCTCCAGCAATGACGCGAAGACCTCCGCCAACAATTCGGGCGCGCGCGGCGCGCTACGGACGCGCTCGGATCAGGATTCGGACACGCTGACGGTCTATGGCCAGGCCGATCTCGGGCCGACCGACGCCGTCACTCTGATTGCAGGCGGACAATATGCCCGCGCCACCCGCGATGTGACCGCAATCCTCAATGCGGTGACGGGCCGGGGCGAGTATGACCAGTTCAACCCGCGCGTCGGCCTGCTGGTGGATGCAGCCGAGGACATCCAGTTCTTCGGCAACATCAGCCGCAGCTTCGAAGCGCCCAGCCTTGCCGATCTCACCAGTGGCGGAGCCTTCCCCTTCGCGCCATTGGACCCCCAGCGAGCGACCGTGTTCGAAGTGGGCACGCGCGGGCAGGCGGGGATCGTCTCGTGGGACGTCGCGCTTTACCGGGCGGAGCTGGAGAACGAGTTTCTCGACCTCGCCGTGCCGGGCGCGCGCGGACTGGTGACGGTGACGGCCAATGCCGACAAGACCGTGCATCAGGGGCTCGAATTCGGGCTCGATGTGCGGCCCTTCAAGGCGACGCTGGAGAAGAACGGTCAGGCCCTGCGGCTGAGCGCGGCCTATACCTTCAACGACTTCGCCTTCGATGATGACGCGGTCTATGGCGATAACCAGCTTGCCGGGGTGCCGCGCCATGTGCTGATCGCCGAGGCGCGGTTCGATCAAGTGGACAGGTTCTACCTCTCCACCACCCTGCGCTGGATCCCTGATGGCCCGTTGGCGGACTATGCCAACACCGAGAGGGCTCCCGGCTACGAAACTGTCCAGATCACCGCCGGGGTCACGCTGACCGAGGGGATCGAGCTGTTCGGATCGGTCGAGAACCTGTTCGACGAGGTGTTCATCTCCAACGTCACCACCAACGCCAACCAGCGCCTCACCAACGAGGCGATCTACACCCCCGGGCAGGGCCGCGCTGTCTTTGGCGGCCTGCGCGCGCGGTTCTGA